A single Lolium perenne isolate Kyuss_39 chromosome 6, Kyuss_2.0, whole genome shotgun sequence DNA region contains:
- the LOC127307344 gene encoding folate-binding protein 1 produces MSPSPPPRPAPTYRLLLLLLFFSPIASAGQPKGVCVSPGGRFPAFSSEGKPPGKAAKGRKDLALCRIFRQNTCCDVTQTFPALVSVRRLSSTGEGSGECLHLWELLECSICDPRVGVRPGPPVICASFCDMVFEACSEAYFSVDMKTQALSPCGLGDILCGKANKWVSNGTELCRLAGFSVKVSDTSPSEVDDFCYGGKASLDSISGTWTPSKECPTLHGVTSWGLKDFQIWTKEMPVGERISWAIGGMVLTAGLIFTSKREAYRRRRKQASVAQTVRKKWTEELTRANSNNARKT; encoded by the exons ATGAGcccttctccgccgccgcgtccGGCTCCCACTTACCGGCTGCTGCTACTGCTGCTCTTCTTCTCGCCAATCGCGTCGGCTG GACAACCGAAAGGCGTATGTGTTTCGCCTGGCGGACGGTTCCCTgctttctcatccgaaggcaaacCTCCGGGAAAAGCAGCAAAGGGGCGCAAAGATCTAGCACTATGTAGGATATTCCGCCAGAACACGTGTTGTGACGTGACGCAGACGTTTCCTGCCCTGGTTTCAGTGAGAAGGCTCTCGTCAACTGGCGAGGGCAGTGGAGAATGCCTTCATTTGTGGGAGTTGCTCGAGTGCTCGATTTGCGATCCACGGGTGGGTGTCAGGCCTGGACCTCCTGTTATATGCGCGTCATTCTGTGACATGGTTTTCGAAGCTTGCTCGGAGGCATACTTCAGCGTTGATATGAAAACACAG GCCTTATCTCCTTGTGGTTTAGGTGACATCCTTTGTGGCAAAGCAAATAAGTGGGTTTCTAACGGCACAGAGCTATGTCGCCTAGCTGGTTTCTCTGTTAAAGTTTCTGATACCAGTCCTAGTGAAGTCGATGATTTCTGCTATGGTGGGAAAGCAAGTTTGGATTCCATCTCAGGTACATGGACACCTTCAAAAGAATGTCCAACATTACATGGTGTGACCTCTTGGGGTCTCAAAGATTTTCAGATATGGACCAAAGAAATGCCTGTTGGTGAAAGAATTTCGTGGGCAATAGGAGGAATGGTTCTTACAGCAGGCCTTATTTTTACCAG CAAAAGAGAGGCCTACAGGCGTCGTCGAAAGCAAGCTTCTGTTGCTCAAACTGTGAGAAAAAAATGGACTGAGGAGCTAACCCGTGCCAACTCAAACAATGCTAGGAAGACATAG
- the LOC127307343 gene encoding uncharacterized protein, with translation MAGLSVLLETPESSCIRPQIVSKATLHSPKTPSSSSPWSPAAPPAPSATGSFLQRCFLCHKDLAENNDIYMYRGDKAFCSVECRCRQIFIDEDAGSSSSFCNNGASARSGRRASATGGGGVVSFAY, from the exons ATGGCCGGCCTGAGCGTGCTCCTAGAGACACCCGAGAGCAGCTGCATCAGGCCCCAGATCGTCAGCAAGGCCACCCTCCATAGCCCCAAGACCCCCTCCTCGTCCTCCCCGTGGTCGCCGGCGGCGCCGCCCGCCCCGAGCGCTACCGGCTCCTTCCTCCAGCGCTGCTTCCTGTGCCACAAGGATCTCGCCGAGAACAATGACATCTACATGTACAG AGGTGACAAGGCGTTCTGCAGCGTGGAGTGCCGTTGCAGGCAGATCTTCATCGACGAGGAcgccggcagcagcagcagcttctGCAACAACGGCGCCTCCGCGCGCTCCGGCCGCCGTGCCagtgccaccggcggcggcggcgtcgtcagCTTCGCGTACTGA